DNA sequence from the Entomomonas asaccharolytica genome:
CACGCTCTGATTTACCAATCATACCTAATAAACCAGTTTGCTCAAGAATTTGACGAGTAAACTTATCCATCCGTGTTGCTGTGGTAGGGCCAGCAGGACCAACTACTTCATCACGTACAGGATCAACAGGGCCAACGTAGTAGATAAAACGACCTTTTAAATCAACAGGTAATTGCTCACCATTATTTAACATATCCACCATACGTTTATGGGCAGCATCACGGCCAGTTAACATCTTACCACTTAATAAAATAGTTTCGCCTGATTTCCACTGTAAAACATCTTCAGGTTTTAATGTATCTAAATTGACGCGTCTTGCTGCGCCTGAGTCTCCCCAAGCTACTTCTGGATAGGCAGATAGAGATGGCGCTTTTAATTCAGCTGCACCAGTACCATCTAATACAAAGTGAGCGTGTCGTGTAGCGGCGCAGTTAGGTATCATGCATACAGGTAAAGAAGCCGCATGGGTAGGGTAGTCCATGATTTTTACATCAAGTACTGTTGTCAAACCGCCTAAACCTTGAGCACCAATACCTAGCTCATTGACTTTTTCGAATAACTCTAATCGTAATTGTTCAACACGATTTTGAGCGCCTCGCGCTTTTAATTCATGGATATCAATATGATCCATTAATACTTGTTTAGCCATTACTGCTGCTTTCTCAGCTGTACCACCAATACCAATGCCTAACATGCCAGGCGGACACCAGCCAGCCCCCATAGTAGGTACAGTTTTTAACACCCAGTCTACAATAGAGTCTGAAGGGTTTAACATGGCCATTTTACTTTTATTTTCTGAACCACCGCCTTTCGCGGCTACATCCACTTCAACCTTATCACCAGCCACTATGGAGTAATGAATAACTGCTGGGGTATTATCTTTGGTGTTTTTACGAGCACCTGCTGGGTCAGCTAGAATAGAGGCACGCAAAACATTATCTGGGCAAGTATAAGCACGACGTACGCCTTCATTGATCATCTCATCAACGCTCATGGTAGCACCATCCCATTGCACATCCATACCAACTTTAACAAATACAGTGACAATACCTGTATCTTGACAGATTGGTCGGTGGCCAGTAGCACACATTCTTGAGTTTACTAAGATTTGAGCAATAGCATCTTTAGCCGCGGGAGATTCTTCACGGTCATAAGCTTCTTTCATTGCTTCAATAAAATCAA
Encoded proteins:
- a CDS encoding fumarate hydratase, with the protein product MTVIKQDDLIQSVADALQYISYYHPLDFIEAMKEAYDREESPAAKDAIAQILVNSRMCATGHRPICQDTGIVTVFVKVGMDVQWDGATMSVDEMINEGVRRAYTCPDNVLRASILADPAGARKNTKDNTPAVIHYSIVAGDKVEVDVAAKGGGSENKSKMAMLNPSDSIVDWVLKTVPTMGAGWCPPGMLGIGIGGTAEKAAVMAKQVLMDHIDIHELKARGAQNRVEQLRLELFEKVNELGIGAQGLGGLTTVLDVKIMDYPTHAASLPVCMIPNCAATRHAHFVLDGTGAAELKAPSLSAYPEVAWGDSGAARRVNLDTLKPEDVLQWKSGETILLSGKMLTGRDAAHKRMVDMLNNGEQLPVDLKGRFIYYVGPVDPVRDEVVGPAGPTTATRMDKFTRQILEQTGLLGMIGKSERGPAAIDAIKDNKAVYLMAVGGAAYLVAQAIKKANVLAFPELGMEAIYEFDVEDMPVTVAVDSSGVSVHNTGPQIWHEKIIEKLKETK